GGCCGAAGCGCATGATATGGTGCGGTTTGCCTTCGACCTGTCGGAAGAATATCAGACGCCGGTGATGCTGCGGGTGACGACGCGAATTTCCCATGCCAAGGGGATCGTAACCCTCTCGCCGTGGCCCGATTCTAAGGAATCGACCGGCTTCAAGCGCGACATCTCGCGCTTCGTGATGGTGCCGCAATATGCCCGGCCGCGCCATACAGCGGTCGAAGAGAGGCTTACCCTGCTTAAGAACCTCTCCGAGAGGTCGCCGCTCAACTTTGTGGACTGGCCCGAAGGAGCGCCTGGATCTCCGGGCCGGAGACCGCTGGGCGTCGTAACCGGCGGGATTGCCTTTGCCCATGTCCGGGAGGTTCTTCCCGATGTGCCGGTCTTCAAGATCGGATTCTCCAACCCGCTGCCCATAGAGGCTATCCGGGCGTTTGCGGTTTCATTTGAACGGCTCATCGTAGTCGAGGAACTTGAGCCGTTCTATGAGGAGCAACTTCGCGCTGCCGGGATAGATTGTGAAGGGAAACGGTTCTTTCCGCTCGAGGGCGAGTTGGATCCCGATGTGGTGCGGGAAGGGTTCTTAAAGGCAGTGGGAAGAACAAAGGAGGAGATTGGGGAAAGGAAGGAAGAAATCGGAATCGAAGGGAACGGGCATATCGAGGTGCTGCCGCGACCGCCGGTGCTTTGTGCCGGATGCCCGCACCGGCCGGTCTTCAATGCGCTGAAGAAACTGAAGGCGGACGTTTTCGGCGACATCGGTTGCTACACGCTCGGCGCCCTCGCACCGCTTAAAGCTCTCCACGCCTGCGTCTGCATGGGGGCGTCGGTCGGCATGGCCGCCGGCGTTGGAGCCGTCGGGGGGTCGAAACGCCCCGTCGTCGGAGTCATTGGCGACTCGACCTTCCTCCATAGCGGCATCACCGGGCTCCTCGACGCGG
The window above is part of the Calditrichota bacterium genome. Proteins encoded here:
- a CDS encoding 4Fe-4S dicluster domain-containing protein, producing GIGASLAGARTLVAMKHVGVNVALDPLMTFAYTGAVGGFVLVSADDPAMHSSQNEQDNRILARFAKIPMLEPSDSAEAHDMVRFAFDLSEEYQTPVMLRVTTRISHAKGIVTLSPWPDSKESTGFKRDISRFVMVPQYARPRHTAVEERLTLLKNLSERSPLNFVDWPEGAPGSPGRRPLGVVTGGIAFAHVREVLPDVPVFKIGFSNPLPIEAIRAFAVSFERLIVVEELEPFYEEQLRAAGIDCEGKRFFPLEGELDPDVVREGFLKAVGRTKEEIGERKEEIGIEGNGHIEVLPRPPVLCAGCPHRPVFNALKKLKADVFGDIGCYTLGALAPLKALHACVCMGASVGMAAGVGAVGGSKRPVVGVIGDSTFLHSGITGLLDAVYNKAPLTLLILDNRITAMTGGQQHPGSGITLQGTPTIQVNYVELCRVLGVRHIYELDAYDYEKSIAVIKEATSLGEPAVVITNRPCMLYPAKRKYETFHVLTDVCNGCAACIRIGCPAIELIAETTAKGLPKVAIKTADCTGCSLCQQVCPVDAIVTANGGRPVVFEGVEALVCNGNAM